Proteins encoded in a region of the Paenibacillus pedocola genome:
- the ruvX gene encoding Holliday junction resolvase RuvX — MKKLGLDYGDRRIGVATSDIFGWTAQALETIERRGNGNEFERIRELVKEYEIGEIVVGLPKNMNGSVGPRGEICIEFADQLREQLEIPVHLWDERLTTVSAERVLIEGDVSRKKRKGIVDKMAAALILQNFLDANSKR, encoded by the coding sequence ATGAAGAAGCTGGGTCTGGATTACGGCGACCGTAGAATCGGAGTCGCCACAAGCGATATTTTCGGGTGGACAGCCCAAGCTCTGGAAACCATTGAACGCCGCGGGAACGGCAATGAGTTCGAACGGATCCGTGAACTGGTCAAGGAGTACGAAATCGGGGAAATTGTGGTTGGTCTGCCGAAGAATATGAATGGCTCTGTAGGACCCCGCGGTGAAATCTGTATTGAGTTTGCCGATCAGTTGCGGGAGCAATTGGAAATACCCGTACACCTTTGGGATGAGCGTCTGACGACAGTATCCGCTGAGCGGGTGCTGATTGAAGGGGACGTCAGCCGGAAGAAACGCAAAGGGATTGTAGACAAAATGGCTGCAGCCCTGATTTTGCAAAATTTTTTGGATGCTAACAGTAAAAGGTGA
- a CDS encoding DUF1292 domain-containing protein — MTNEQIGQEEEPEIIYIPDEEGNEEEFEVIMKFEVDGSDAKYMMVVPLDSEDEESDEVYAFRYEEDGDDLQLFMIENDEEWAIVEETFNTLVDELDGGAEND; from the coding sequence ATGACAAACGAGCAGATTGGCCAAGAAGAAGAACCGGAAATTATCTATATTCCCGATGAGGAAGGTAATGAAGAGGAATTTGAGGTCATCATGAAGTTTGAAGTTGACGGTTCGGATGCAAAGTATATGATGGTGGTACCGCTCGATTCCGAGGATGAAGAGAGTGATGAGGTGTATGCGTTCCGCTATGAGGAAGACGGCGACGATCTGCAGCTTTTCATGATCGAGAACGACGAAGAGTGGGCGATTGTTGAAGAAACCTTCAATACTCTGGTAGACGAGCTGGATGGAGGAGCAGAGAATGACTGA
- a CDS encoding DUF1292 domain-containing protein, with amino-acid sequence MTDFSAEQAVWTSKLKEVYGETVELEDEQGKSSVYDIIAEFEVGDRAYAVLAGSGREAEQEILRIVVSPNGVPELESIVDDEEWEDVSELYDELTLPADDKE; translated from the coding sequence ATGACTGATTTTTCCGCCGAACAAGCGGTATGGACATCGAAGCTCAAGGAAGTATATGGAGAGACTGTAGAACTGGAAGATGAGCAGGGTAAATCTTCCGTTTACGATATTATTGCCGAGTTTGAGGTTGGCGACCGCGCGTATGCGGTACTGGCTGGCTCCGGAAGAGAAGCAGAGCAGGAAATTCTGCGGATCGTGGTATCGCCTAACGGTGTGCCCGAGCTGGAAAGTATCGTTGACGATGAGGAGTGGGAAGATGTCTCTGAGCTGTACGACGAGCTGACTCTCCCTGCTGACGACAAGGAATAA